A stretch of Lactuca sativa cultivar Salinas chromosome 6, Lsat_Salinas_v11, whole genome shotgun sequence DNA encodes these proteins:
- the LOC111905362 gene encoding ricin B-like lectin EULS3, translating into MDHHHNNAPSHHQSTPQPAVAVHHAPAQTHHQSSSQPAAVQHVSHQSPKYTDNKPTVRFYSKIKTDYSLTIRNGEAVLAPTNPSDPHQHWIKEEKLSTKVKDEEGFPSFALINKATGQALKHATGAAKPVQLTEYNPDRVDESVLWTQSKDLGDGFHSVRMVNKIKLNIDASIGDTGIHDGTKILCWEWTKGDNQRWTTAPF; encoded by the exons ATGGATCACCACCACAACAATGCTCCCAGCCACCACCAATCAACACCGCAACCTGCCGTCGCAGTCCACCATGCTCCCGCCCAGACCCACCACCAATCCTCATCACAACCTGCAGCTGTCCAACATGTCTCTCATCAGAGCCCTAAATACACTGACAACAAACCCACTGTTAGGTTTTACAGCAAGATCAAGACTGATTACTCACTCACCATCCGTAACGGAGAAGCCGTTCTTGCACCCACCAACCCCTCCGATCCTCATCAG CATTGGATAAAAGAAGAGAAGCTTAGCACGAAAGTCAAAGATGAAGAAGGTTTTCCCTCTTTTGCTCTGATTAATAAAGCTACTGGACAGGCTCTGAAGCATGCTACCGGTGCCGCTAAACCA GTTCAGTTGACGGAATACAACCCAGATAGGGTTGATGAGTCTGTTCTTTGGACACAAAGCAAGGATTTGGGAGATGGTTTTCACTCAGTAAGAATGGTGAACAAGATTAAGCTTAATATAGATGCATCTATCGGTGACACTGGTATTCATGATGGGACCAAAATTCTTTGTTGGGAGTGGACTAAAGGTGATAACCAGAGGTGGACGACTGCTCCTTTTT GA